One Nostoc punctiforme PCC 73102 DNA window includes the following coding sequences:
- the pseC gene encoding UDP-4-amino-4,6-dideoxy-N-acetyl-beta-L-altrosamine transaminase, whose translation MAKRFPITRYAEAMSDYIPYGRQDINQEDIDAVIEVLRSDWITQGPAIERFEQAVANYCGAKYAVAVSSATAALHIACLATDLEQGDILWTSPNTFVASANCGLYCGAKVDFVDINPNTYNLSVNELESKLAEAEKQGCLPKILIPVHFAGQSCEMEQIAALSQRYGFKIIEDASHAIGGSYQGQPIGSCQFSDMAVFSFHPVKIITTGEGGMVLTNQEELYQRLIRLRSHGITRNPDLMQGESQGFWYYQQLELGFNYRMTDIQAALGSSQLQRLDKFVECRRLIAQRYNQLLQDLPLMLPWQHPDSESSWHLYVIRLKLDKINKTHRQIFEELRSTGVGVNLHYIPVHIQPYYQKLGFQLGDFPKVEQYYEEAITIPLYYGLNEESQDKVVIPLRESLT comes from the coding sequence ATGGCTAAAAGGTTTCCAATTACTAGATATGCTGAAGCAATGAGTGACTACATTCCTTATGGAAGGCAAGATATTAATCAAGAAGATATTGATGCTGTAATTGAAGTTTTGCGCTCAGACTGGATTACTCAAGGCCCAGCTATAGAGAGATTTGAGCAAGCTGTTGCCAACTACTGTGGAGCGAAATATGCCGTAGCGGTTTCTAGTGCGACAGCTGCATTACATATTGCTTGTCTTGCTACTGATTTGGAGCAAGGAGATATTCTCTGGACATCACCAAATACCTTTGTTGCCTCAGCTAATTGTGGACTTTACTGTGGTGCAAAGGTTGACTTTGTTGATATTAACCCAAATACCTATAATTTGAGCGTAAATGAATTAGAAAGTAAGTTAGCTGAGGCAGAAAAGCAAGGTTGTTTGCCCAAAATATTAATACCCGTGCATTTTGCAGGGCAATCTTGTGAAATGGAACAAATTGCTGCTTTATCACAGCGTTATGGTTTCAAAATTATCGAAGATGCTTCTCATGCGATTGGTGGGAGCTATCAAGGACAACCTATTGGTTCCTGTCAATTTTCTGATATGGCAGTTTTTAGCTTTCATCCAGTAAAAATTATTACAACTGGTGAAGGCGGTATGGTGCTAACAAATCAAGAGGAATTGTATCAGAGATTAATTAGATTAAGAAGTCATGGCATAACTCGCAATCCAGATTTAATGCAAGGAGAATCTCAAGGTTTTTGGTATTATCAGCAACTAGAACTAGGTTTCAACTATCGGATGACAGATATCCAAGCAGCATTGGGTAGTAGTCAACTACAACGACTAGATAAATTTGTAGAATGTCGGCGGTTGATAGCTCAAAGATATAATCAGCTACTACAAGATTTACCCCTGATGTTACCTTGGCAACACCCTGATTCTGAATCTAGTTGGCATTTATATGTAATTCGGCTCAAGCTGGATAAGATTAATAAAACTCATCGACAAATATTTGAAGAACTTCGCAGCACAGGAGTTGGTGTGAATTTGCACTACATTCCAGTTCATATACAACCTTACTACCAAAAATTAGGTTTTCAATTAGGAGACTTTCCAAAGGTTGAGCAATACTACGAGGAAGCTATTACTATCCCCTTATATTATGGGCTAAATGAAGAGAGTCAGGATAAAGTAGTAATTCCGCTAAGAGAGAGCCTGACATGA
- the pseB gene encoding UDP-N-acetylglucosamine 4,6-dehydratase (inverting), which yields MFNGKSILITGGTGSFGKQFVKTVLSRYQPQKVIVYSRDELKQYEMAQEFNEPVMRYFIGDVRDRDRLRLAMRGVDYVIHAAALKHIPAAEYNPMECIKTNIHGANNVIDIALDQEVEKVIALSTDKAVNPINLYGATKLAADKLFVAANNIVGEMKTRFAVVRYGNVVGSRGSVVPFFEKLIQEKSPEIPITDPRMTRFWITLQQAVDLVFNSFERMHGGEIFVPKIPSMKITDLAETLAPGVPIKIVGIRPGEKLHEAMFSSEASHLVLEFSDHYVIRPTIEYSHSVDYACNALSEKGIPVPEGFEYSSEINTEWLKGFQLLDMLKQ from the coding sequence ATGTTTAATGGCAAATCTATTTTAATTACTGGTGGTACAGGCTCCTTTGGCAAGCAATTTGTAAAAACGGTTCTTAGCCGATATCAGCCGCAGAAAGTCATAGTTTATTCACGGGATGAGCTGAAGCAGTACGAAATGGCGCAGGAGTTTAATGAACCAGTTATGCGCTATTTCATTGGAGATGTGCGCGATCGCGATCGGCTACGTCTGGCAATGCGGGGTGTCGATTATGTTATACATGCTGCGGCGCTCAAGCATATTCCTGCTGCTGAGTACAACCCAATGGAATGTATTAAAACTAATATTCATGGGGCAAATAATGTTATTGATATCGCGCTTGATCAAGAAGTAGAAAAGGTGATTGCCCTCTCAACAGATAAAGCAGTTAATCCAATTAATCTCTATGGTGCAACCAAGCTAGCTGCTGACAAACTTTTTGTTGCAGCTAATAATATTGTTGGGGAAATGAAAACCCGTTTTGCTGTAGTTCGCTACGGTAATGTTGTTGGTTCAAGAGGCTCAGTAGTGCCTTTTTTTGAAAAGCTGATTCAAGAAAAATCTCCAGAGATTCCCATTACAGATCCACGCATGACCCGCTTTTGGATTACACTCCAACAAGCTGTAGATTTAGTTTTTAACAGCTTTGAACGAATGCACGGCGGAGAAATATTTGTACCTAAGATTCCTTCAATGAAAATTACCGATTTAGCTGAAACACTTGCACCCGGAGTTCCAATTAAAATTGTTGGTATTAGACCAGGGGAAAAATTACATGAAGCCATGTTTTCTTCTGAGGCTTCACATTTAGTATTGGAGTTTTCAGATCATTATGTAATTAGACCAACTATTGAATATTCTCATTCTGTGGATTATGCCTGCAATGCTTTAAGTGAAAAAGGAATCCCTGTTCCAGAAGGGTTTGAGTATAGCTCTGAGATAAATACAGAATGGCTAAAAGGTTTCCAATTACTAGATATGCTGAAGCAATGA
- a CDS encoding cytidylyltransferase domain-containing protein — protein sequence MKTVIIVQARMTSTRLPGKVLKKVLDKPLLEYQIERLKRVKLADEIVIATTINSTDLPIIELCDRLSIPYFLGSEEDVLTRYYGAAKEHQADVVVRITSDCPLIDPLVINKVIQFFLDYRHECDYVSNSLERTYPRGMDTEVFSFLALHQAFVEAIAQPDREHVTPFIYMHPERYRLAQVVYSENQSSHRWTVDTADDFELIKRIIETLYPEIPKFTLEDCLDLFREYPDWSLINAHVEQKKYAA from the coding sequence ATGAAAACTGTAATTATTGTTCAGGCAAGAATGACTTCAACTCGCCTTCCTGGAAAAGTACTCAAAAAGGTATTGGATAAGCCTTTATTAGAATATCAGATTGAGAGATTAAAGCGAGTCAAGTTGGCTGATGAAATTGTAATTGCTACTACCATCAATAGTACAGATTTGCCAATCATTGAACTTTGCGATCGCCTTTCAATACCATATTTTTTAGGCTCTGAAGAAGATGTGTTAACCAGATACTATGGAGCTGCCAAAGAACATCAAGCAGATGTAGTGGTTCGGATAACCTCCGATTGTCCACTTATTGATCCACTGGTGATTAACAAGGTAATTCAATTTTTTCTCGATTATAGACATGAATGTGATTATGTTTCTAATTCTTTAGAGAGAACCTACCCACGAGGGATGGATACTGAGGTTTTTTCATTTCTAGCATTACATCAAGCATTTGTAGAAGCAATCGCACAACCTGACCGAGAACATGTTACTCCATTTATTTATATGCATCCTGAACGTTATAGATTAGCTCAGGTAGTTTATTCAGAAAATCAAAGTTCACATCGTTGGACAGTGGACACAGCAGATGATTTTGAACTTATCAAAAGAATTATTGAAACGCTTTATCCTGAAATTCCAAAATTTACTCTTGAGGATTGTTTAGATTTGTTCAGAGAGTATCCTGATTGGTCACTAATTAACGCACATGTAGAACAAAAGAAATATGCTGCATAA